One Bufo gargarizans isolate SCDJY-AF-19 chromosome 3, ASM1485885v1, whole genome shotgun sequence DNA segment encodes these proteins:
- the TIMM17A gene encoding mitochondrial import inner membrane translocase subunit Tim17-A codes for MEEYTREPCPWRIVDDCGGAFTMGIIGGGIFQAIKGFRNSPQGVKHRMKGSFISIRTRAPQLGGSFAVWGGLFSMIDCSMVKMRGKEDPWNSITSGAMTGAILAARNGPVAMVGSAAMGGILLALIEGAGILLTRFASSQFVNGPPIPEDSTQLSPASPFGSYQQYQ; via the exons ATGGAGGAGTACACTCGGGAGCCCTG TCCTTGGAGGATTGTGGACGACTGTGGTGGTGCCTTTACCATGGGCATCATTGGAGGAGGCATTTTTCAGGCCATCAAAGGATTCAGGAACTCTCCTCAG GGTGTTAAGCACCGTATGAAGGGCAGTTTTATTTCTATACGAACCCGGGCCCCACAGCTTGGAG GTAGTTTTGCAGTATGGGGCGGTTTATTCTCTATGATAGATTGCAGTATGGTTAAAATGCGGGGAAAGGAAGATCCCTGGAATTCTATCACTAGTGGAGCGATGACCGGGGCGATTTTGGCAGCCAGAA ATGGTCCTGTTGCCATGGTGGGCTCTGCTGCAATGGGTGGAATACTTTTAGCCTTGATAGAAGGAGCAGGAATCCTACTCACACGATTTGCCTCTTCACAGTTTGTAAATG GTCCACCAATACCAGAGGACTCAACCCAGCTAAGCCCAGCATCCCCCTTTGGAAGTTACCAGCAATACCAGTGA